One Misgurnus anguillicaudatus chromosome 20, ASM2758022v2, whole genome shotgun sequence DNA segment encodes these proteins:
- the scn1bb gene encoding sodium channel, voltage-gated, type I, beta b, producing the protein MDLFIRRRLLVLCVLCSLSVSLCSGACAEVDSDTEAVAGHIFKLGCISCKMRGEVEAKATVDWHFRARGETDFVHIYTYDGEMPNIIDERFQDRVEWHGSKNTLDLQDASINLHNVSFNDSGIYRCVFNRVLTYEHYEFSTITSKEVHLTVVAKATRGMASIVSEVMMYVSIIGLQLWLLVEMIYCYRKIAAAGEEALRASAAEYLAIASESKDNCAGVQVAE; encoded by the exons ATGGACTTGTTTATCAGACGACGGCTGCTGGTCCTGTGTGTCCTCTGCTCGCTCTCAG TGTCTCTGTGCAGCGGCGCGTGTGCAGAGGTGGACTCAGACACGGAGGCTGTGGCCGGTCACATCTTTAAACTCGGCTGCATTTCCTGCAAGATGCGAGGAGAAGTGGAGGCCAAGGCCACTGTTGACTGGCACTTCAGAGCTCGAGGAGAAACAGACTTTGTGCAT ATTTACACTTATGACGGGGAGATGCCTAACATCATCGACGAGCGCTTTCAGGATCGAGTGGAGTGGCACGGTAGTAAGAACACACTCGACCTGCAGGATGCGTCCATCAACCTCCATAACGTCTCGTTCAATGACTCGGGCATTTATCGCTGCGTCTTCAACCGAGTCCTCACTTATGAGCATTATGAATTCTCCACCATCACCAGTAAAGAGGTTCATCTCACCGTGGTGGCCAAAG CCACACGTGGCATGGCGTCTATCGTATCAGAGGTGATGATGTATGTGTCCATCATTGGGCTGCAGCTCTGGCTGCTGGTGGAGATGATCTACTGTTACAGAAAGATCGCAGCTGCAGGAGAGGAAGCACTAAGAGCCAGCGC